In Camelus bactrianus isolate YW-2024 breed Bactrian camel chromosome 5, ASM4877302v1, whole genome shotgun sequence, the DNA window ATGCGTGCTGTTCACCGCCAGCCTTGCCAAGGTGAGCGCCCCCACCCTCTGAAGGACTCCTGGGGCAACTCTGCTTCCTGTCTGCCTCCAGTGTGCGACCTCTGGGCAGTGACCTCTGGGTCACCCGCGGCCCCAGATgacccacctcctgccccttAGTACGCAGACCCAGTAGCTGACCTGCTGGACAAGTGGGGGGCCTTCCGGGCGCGGCTGTTTCGTGAGTCATGCGTCTTCCACCGGGGGAACTACGTGAAAGACCTGAGCCGGCTGGGCCGAGACCTTCGGCGGGTGCTCATCCTAGACAACTCACCCGCCTCCTACGTCTTCCATCCAGATAACGCCGTGAGTGTCGGGCAGGATGGGGATAGGGGTCCCACTCCCGAGCTGCCCAGGCAGTGTCTGGGGTCTAgtgccctcccttctctcctcctttcctctcctcagtGGCCTGCTTCCCACTCACCTTATCCACCCACCGCTGCCTCTTGTCCCTTATTAATCACTCAGCCTGTTCTGCCTGCATCTATAGGGCGCCTGCCATGGGCGCGGGTCCCTACTGGGCACTGGGCAGTTTCCATTTTTCATCCTGCCAGTTGTGAGCTGACAGTGGATCACTGAAATAATTTACTGGATcctagttgggttttttttttttaatgaaatagaatagaaaagtTCGAGTGCTTTGCACACAGTAAGGTTAAGTCTTGTTCCGTAAAACTTTTGTTCTGTCATTTGTGTAACTGCAACTTACTGCTgtcaaaatgtttgaaaactgtGGGTAAAGGGCTTCCAGGAGGTGATCTACCAAGAAGTGGGTGCTCAGGGCTGGTCTGGTCATTCTGTGCCCAAGGCTGCCTACCCTCCTAACGACCTTTACACCCATCTGTCCAGGTACCCGTGGCCTCGTGGTTTGACAACATGAGTGACACGGAGCTCCACGACCTCCTGCCTTTCTTCGAGCAGCTCAGCCGCGTGGATGACGTGTACTCAGTGCTCAGGCAGCCTCGGCCCGGCAGCTAGTGAGGCGCCATGGGGCCAGGACCTGCCCCTGACCATACCCGCACCCCTCACACATGGACTCTTCCTTAAGAAAACTCAGCGCCATAGGGAAGTGGGGGTCCCCCCACCAGCCTGGCCAGGCTGTGAAGCGGGGCAGCAGGCTGCACCGAGGGCAATAAGCCCCTGGGTCCCTGTGTCAGTGCCTTACGACCTCCTCCTTCCTGGGGGACCTGTGGGGCCCTGCGTGCtgctccccctttctctctctctttctctctgcaccGCCATGTTTCTCTGCTGCCAAATTGGGCCCCTTGGCCCCTTACGGttctgcctgggggaggggcaggggtcttGCTGCCCCACGCCTTAGCCCCCCAGCCTGGGAACAGTGGACACCAAGTGCCTTGCATAGTGCCCTCTTCCCTGCCTGGTTTTCCCAGGGCCACAATCCGGGTCAGCTACTGCTTGGAACAACCTTCAGGTTGCTGCAATCTAGGCTGGTGGGGGAGGACCCAGTCTCTTCACCTCCTTTCTTGGGACTGATACAGCCCCCCACCAATCTGCCTAGGAGGGCAAGAAGGGAGAAGATCTGTTACTACTTATGAAGGGAGTAGGGCCCCAGCATCAAGCTTCTCTGGGCTTGTCAGTACCTGAAGGCTGCTTCCCACATCACCTGAGCTCCAACCGCTCACGTCCACTTTGACTGTCCCGAGGCCCTGGGGTtcggcccccagctcccagcatggGGGCAGAGGCAGGATCCCTTTGCGGTgccatataaatatgtatatgtgtatatagatttttaggggaaggggagagggaagggt includes these proteins:
- the CTDSP1 gene encoding carboxy-terminal domain RNA polymerase II polypeptide A small phosphatase 1 isoform X3; translation: MDSSAVITQISKEEARSPLRGKGDQKSAASQKPRNRGIFHSLFCCVCREDGEALPTHSGAPLLVEENGAVPKPVNNADFIIPVEIDGVVHQVYVLKRPHVDEFLQRMGELFECVLFTASLAKYADPVADLLDKWGAFRARLFRESCVFHRGNYVKDLSRLGRDLRRVLILDNSPASYVFHPDNAVPVASWFDNMSDTELHDLLPFFEQLSRVDDVYSVLRQPRPGS